The bacterium genome includes the window ACCTGCCCGCCGATCATCTCGTTGAACTGCAGCACCAGCGACGCCGCGGACTCGAAGTCGGCACTCTCGCCCGCCTCGATCGCGATATACCGGTCCACGCCGAGGCCCAGCCGTTCCGCGGCCACCTCGAGAGACACGCCCTTCTTCTCTCGCTCCTTCTTCAAGACGTCTCCTAACTTCATGATGGCTCCTTTCGTTGTGTTGGTGAGTGGACACCCTGCTAATACGCGAATCGGGCGGGAACCCCGCCACCGGACCTTCAGATCCTCCACTCCGCGCTGCCAGCGGTTAGCGCGCGGGCTCCGGAGCCGTGAACGAGCACCGATCTGGTCGGCGCGAATCACCGACGGCCTGTGAGCGAGCGTCGATCGCGTCTTGGGAACCGCGGGCAAGGTGCAAACGAGCGTCGATTGCGCTTCGGGTACCGTCGCCAAGGTGCGAACGAGCGTCGATCGCGCTCCGGGTACCGTCGCCAAGGTGCGAACGAGCGTCGATTGAAGGTCGGGTACCGGCGTCAAGGTGCAATCGAGTGTCGATG containing:
- a CDS encoding helix-turn-helix domain-containing protein, with translation MKLGDVLKKEREKKGVSLEVAAERLGLGVDRYIAIEAGESADFESAASLVLQFNEMIGGQV